A DNA window from Roseovarius sp. Pro17 contains the following coding sequences:
- a CDS encoding ABC transporter substrate-binding protein yields MTNPKNQQMLDRLADAARDGRVSRRSFMNYSMAAGVTASAATGLWGTAAKAEPKRGGTFRIAQHDGNSGDSHDPGIYESNAEILLAHTFRAFLTQINTDGTLGADVATEWSATPDASEWTFKLNPEATFHSGGKVTAEDVVASMNFHRGEESTSTAKALLTSVTEIVAPDESTVVFKMDAGNADLPWLMTDYHLVILPRNEDGTANWQSGDGCGPYKLDNWDPGIRASLSRHDGWHGEGAYFDAIEVIFINDPNARQTALVTGDADATSWLENKTMGLVERHPDVDVINLPSAQTITMPMFCDVEPFTDVNVRKALKLSIDREDMMEKILFGAATIGNDFHHSPAMPYWPSDVEQTPYDPDQAKSLLKKAGVENLSVTLHSADSIATGAVDAAILYSEHAKAAGIDIQVSREPNDGYWSDIWLKKPWCMVAWGARPTPDVMYSLAYKDDAAWNESHWQNEEFNKLLLQAKAELDDGLRAEMYRDMAVLARDDGGTVIPYFPNFVYGKRKNIGTTGEYAISWQLDGYRAASRWWFES; encoded by the coding sequence ATGACCAATCCGAAAAACCAGCAGATGCTGGATCGTCTAGCCGACGCCGCCCGCGATGGGCGTGTTTCGCGTCGATCCTTTATGAATTACTCAATGGCTGCAGGCGTGACCGCCAGCGCCGCAACGGGCCTTTGGGGCACCGCTGCCAAGGCCGAGCCAAAGCGTGGCGGCACGTTCCGCATCGCGCAGCACGACGGCAACTCGGGCGACAGCCACGATCCGGGCATCTATGAATCCAACGCCGAGATCCTGCTGGCGCACACGTTCCGTGCGTTCCTAACGCAGATCAACACCGACGGTACGCTGGGCGCAGATGTCGCGACCGAATGGAGCGCCACGCCCGACGCGTCCGAATGGACGTTCAAGCTGAACCCCGAGGCGACTTTCCACTCGGGTGGCAAGGTGACGGCAGAAGATGTCGTCGCGTCGATGAACTTCCACCGCGGCGAGGAAAGTACATCGACCGCCAAGGCGCTTTTGACCAGCGTGACCGAGATCGTCGCACCGGACGAATCGACCGTCGTATTCAAGATGGATGCAGGCAATGCCGACCTTCCTTGGCTGATGACGGACTACCACCTCGTTATCCTGCCCCGAAACGAGGACGGCACCGCCAACTGGCAATCCGGTGACGGCTGCGGCCCCTATAAATTGGACAACTGGGACCCGGGCATTCGCGCCTCGCTGAGCCGACATGACGGTTGGCATGGTGAGGGTGCCTATTTCGACGCTATTGAAGTGATCTTTATCAACGATCCCAATGCGCGCCAGACGGCGCTGGTGACCGGCGACGCGGACGCGACAAGCTGGCTGGAGAACAAGACGATGGGGCTGGTCGAGCGTCATCCCGATGTCGACGTGATCAACCTGCCGTCTGCGCAGACGATCACAATGCCGATGTTCTGCGACGTGGAGCCATTCACCGATGTGAATGTGCGAAAGGCTCTGAAGCTGTCGATCGACCGCGAAGACATGATGGAAAAGATCCTCTTTGGCGCGGCAACGATCGGCAACGATTTTCACCATTCGCCCGCCATGCCCTATTGGCCAAGCGACGTGGAGCAGACGCCCTACGACCCCGATCAAGCCAAATCGCTGCTGAAAAAGGCCGGGGTGGAGAATCTGTCGGTCACGCTTCATTCTGCTGATTCCATCGCCACGGGCGCGGTGGATGCCGCCATCCTTTATTCCGAGCACGCCAAGGCGGCGGGCATCGACATCCAGGTCTCGCGCGAGCCAAATGATGGCTATTGGTCCGATATCTGGCTGAAAAAGCCATGGTGCATGGTCGCTTGGGGTGCGCGCCCGACGCCGGACGTGATGTACAGCCTTGCCTACAAAGACGACGCGGCATGGAACGAATCGCATTGGCAGAACGAGGAGTTCAACAAGCTGCTGCTTCAGGCCAAGGCCGAATTGGACGATGGCCTGCGCGCCGAGATGTATCGCGATATGGCGGTTCTCGCGCGTGATGACGGGGGGACGGTCATCCCGTATTTCCCGAACTTCGTTTACGGCAAGCGCAAAAATATCGGCACCACCGGTGAGTACGCGATCAGCTGGCAGCTGGACGGCTATCGCGCCGCCAGCCGCTGGTGGTTCGAAAGCTAA
- a CDS encoding ABC transporter substrate-binding protein: protein MTNTNDTEMMTRLGVAAKSGSISRRSFMNYSMAAGVGATTATGLWTSKANAAPQKGGTFRFGIHDGNSSDNHDPGTYVSRQQIYLAHQYRSYLTMINSDGTLGNDLATGWEPNDDASVWTFQITPDASFHSGKPVTSEDVVNSLNFHRGEKSTSAAKALLSSVDDITADGDHTVVISLNGGNADVPWLMTDYHFAICPSDGEGSIDWKSGDGSGPYKIDSAEWGVQFYLSRHEGWHLDGAWFDKLEMLVLNDPNARQTALVTGAVDAISLVDLKTKALLERDKSVKILSVPSAAAITMPMFCDAEPFKDVNVRNALKLCMDRDEVIQKIAFGEATKGNDFHHSPAMPYYPEGIEQREYDPDQAKSLLKTAGAENIEVSIHTADSVFSGAVDMCVLYAEQAKKAGIKVNVVREANDGYYSDVWLKKPFCAVSWGARPTPDVMYSLAYASDAAWNESHWQNEEFNKLLNQAKSELDDERRSQMYSEMAILAKDDGGTIIPFFNNFVYATTDKVMTGEKLAASWELDGARGPSRWWFAS, encoded by the coding sequence ATGACCAACACGAATGACACCGAAATGATGACCCGCCTTGGCGTTGCCGCCAAAAGCGGTAGCATCTCGCGCCGCTCTTTCATGAATTACTCAATGGCCGCAGGCGTCGGCGCCACCACGGCGACCGGCCTCTGGACGTCCAAGGCGAATGCGGCCCCGCAAAAGGGCGGCACGTTCCGCTTTGGCATCCATGACGGCAACTCGTCGGACAACCACGATCCGGGTACATATGTCAGCCGCCAGCAGATCTATCTGGCGCATCAATATCGCAGCTATCTGACGATGATCAATTCCGACGGCACGCTGGGCAACGATCTGGCCACCGGGTGGGAGCCTAATGACGATGCATCGGTCTGGACGTTCCAGATTACACCCGACGCCAGTTTTCACAGCGGCAAGCCGGTGACGTCCGAGGATGTCGTCAATTCGCTGAACTTCCACCGCGGCGAGAAATCGACATCTGCTGCCAAGGCTCTGCTTTCGTCGGTCGACGACATCACTGCAGACGGCGATCATACCGTCGTCATTTCCCTGAACGGCGGCAATGCCGACGTGCCGTGGCTGATGACCGACTACCATTTTGCCATCTGCCCCAGCGATGGCGAGGGTAGCATTGACTGGAAATCCGGCGACGGCTCGGGTCCTTACAAGATCGACAGTGCCGAATGGGGCGTTCAGTTTTACCTGTCGCGCCACGAAGGTTGGCATCTGGACGGCGCCTGGTTCGACAAGCTGGAAATGCTGGTGCTGAACGATCCAAACGCGCGCCAGACCGCGCTGGTGACGGGCGCCGTCGATGCCATTTCGCTGGTCGATCTCAAGACCAAGGCCCTGCTCGAGCGTGACAAGTCGGTCAAGATCCTCAGCGTGCCCTCGGCAGCAGCGATTACCATGCCAATGTTTTGCGACGCCGAGCCGTTCAAGGACGTGAACGTGCGCAACGCGCTAAAGCTGTGCATGGATCGCGACGAGGTCATCCAAAAGATCGCCTTTGGCGAGGCGACGAAAGGCAACGATTTTCATCACAGCCCGGCGATGCCTTATTACCCCGAAGGGATTGAGCAGCGGGAATACGATCCCGATCAGGCCAAATCACTGCTAAAGACTGCAGGTGCTGAAAACATCGAAGTAAGCATCCACACCGCGGACTCGGTGTTCTCGGGTGCCGTGGACATGTGCGTCCTCTACGCGGAGCAGGCCAAGAAAGCCGGCATCAAGGTGAACGTCGTGCGCGAGGCGAATGACGGCTATTATTCGGACGTCTGGTTGAAAAAGCCGTTCTGTGCCGTCAGCTGGGGCGCGCGTCCTACGCCCGATGTCATGTACAGCCTCGCCTATGCGTCCGACGCGGCGTGGAACGAGTCGCACTGGCAGAATGAGGAATTCAACAAGCTGCTCAATCAGGCCAAGTCAGAGCTGGACGATGAACGCCGTTCGCAGATGTATAGCGAGATGGCGATCTTGGCAAAGGATGACGGTGGCACGATCATCCCGTTCTTTAACAACTTTGTCTATGCGACGACCGACAAGGTCATGACCGGCGAAAAACTAGCCGCCAGCTGGGAACTTGACGGCGCACGCGGCCCCAGCCGCTGGTGGTTCGCAAGCTAA